In one Sander lucioperca isolate FBNREF2018 chromosome 7, SLUC_FBN_1.2, whole genome shotgun sequence genomic region, the following are encoded:
- the rassf9 gene encoding ras association domain-containing protein 9, with amino-acid sequence MAPFGKNFLKARQKNRTKDAEPVEGKEIQVTVCNEDKVVCGVTKHTTCADMIQALLDDHKSIPESKRLLLGEPKDFCLVERWKGFERALPPLTRILRLWYAWGDQRPFIQFILVKTSDFVPQPTKKGGKSKGAKAKRWEHGHAQSLPVERQKRMVKKAFRKLEKLHKESKSSPGADEVDRMVQLILNQDHAIREQIQRMRELDMDIEQLELEVQKEAESESSLAQAAGQSLEAHSDEQLQEYLYNSNGVKQLELQVQRHQALILQLSRDIDAELRAANFPRSQYEDIEQEGATAASWIPLETDESFYTAELERLQDEVKHSLFTGVSLHNQAAEIDKQLKYCDATLVSKDQECWQLAAQLSSLQIGDGEEEEKSSPVPLKSETQCSVSQAVKLKHSLSPLDVTDTDSDTGISSTHSQDSLSPCLDFPPPLDTDV; translated from the exons ATGGCTCCGTTTGGAAAAAACTTCCTGAAAGCTCGACAGAAAAACAG AACAAAAGATGCAGAGCCAGTGGAAGGAAAGGAGATTCAGGTTACGGTCTGCAACGAGGACAAGGTTGTCTGTGGAGTAACAAAGCACACAACATGTGCAGATATGATTCAGGCATTACTGGATGATCACAAGTCAATCCCAGAGAGCAAGCGGCTCCTGCTCGGGGAACCCAAAGACTTCTGTCTCGTTGAGCGGTGGAAGGGTTTTGAGAGGGCCTTGCCTCCTCTCACCAGAATCCTGAGACTCTGGTATGCCTGGGGTGACCAGAGACCCTTTATCCAGTTTATTCTAGTCAAAACCAGCGATTTTGTGCCTCAGCCCACCAAGAAGGGTGGAAAGTCCAAGGGGGCCAAGGCAAAGCGATGGGAGCACGGTCATGCTCAGTCACTGCCCGTGGAGAGGCAAAAGCGCATGGTGAAGAAAGCTTTCCGGAAGCTGGAAAAGCTTCACAAGGAGAGCAAGAGCTCCCCGGGTGCTGACGAGGTCGACCGGATGGTGCAGCTTATTCTCAACCAGGACCACGCCATCCGGGAGCAGATTCAGCGCATGAGGGAGCTGGATATGGACATCGAGCAGTTGGAGCTGGAAGTGCAGAAGGAAGCTGAGTCTGAGAGTTCACTAGCTCAGGCTGCTGGTCAGAGTTTGGAGGCGCACAGCGACGAGCAGCTGCAGGAATACTTGTACAACAGCAATGGAGTCAAACAGCTTGAGCTGCAGGTTCAGAGGCACCAGGCGCTCATCCTCCAGCTGTCCCGGGACATTGACGCTGAGCTGAGGGCGGCCAACTTCCCTCGGAGCCAATATGAGGACATTGAACAGGAAGGAGCCACGGCTGCTTCCTGGATCCCCTTGGAGACAGACGAATCGTTCTACACCGCTGAACTCGAGAGGTTGCAGGATGAAGTAAAACACAGCCTCTTCACTGGCGTGTCCCTGCACAACCAAGCTGCAGAAATAGACAAGCAGCTGAAGTACTGTGACGCTACGTTGGTCTCCAAGGATCAAGAGTGCTGGCAGCTGGCTGCCCAACTGAGCTCACTGCAAATTGGGGAcggtgaagaagaagagaagtCCAGTCCTGTCCCTCTCAAAAGTGAGACTCAGTGCAGCGTCTCACAGGCAGTGAAACTCAAGCACAGCCTGTCCCCTCTAGACGTTACAGACACAGACTCAGACACTGGGATTAGCTCCACACACAGTCAGGACTCGCTGTCGCCATGTCTCGACTTCCCTCCACCCCTGGACACAGACGTTTGA
- the nts gene encoding neurotensin/neuromedin N, producing MQAQLACMLLLCFSYGGLCTDVDQDQRALEEELLSSLFTSKMKQNKQSAPYWRVSLVNLCRMVNGLRREAWSGEEEEGGELREGSLQLLEELYNLQLICRALQSREERLLHDSQEYLEENSDTPLKRKSPYILKRQEAHTTMSRRPYILKRSTIY from the exons ATGCAGGCACAGTTGGCGTGTATGCTTCTCCTCTGTTTCTCATATGGTGGACTTTGTACAG ACGTCGACCAGGATCAGCGAGCGCTGGAAGAGGAGCTACTCAGCAGTCTCTTCACTTCTAAG ATGAAACAGAACAAGCAGAGTGCCCCCTACTGGCGTGTGTCGCTGGTTAACCTGTGCAGGATGGTGAACGGCCTGCGGCGGGAGGCCTGGAGcggcgaggaggaggagggcggcGAGCTGAGGGAGGGGAGCctccagctgctggaggagctTTACAACCTGCAACTCATCTGCCGAGCGCTGCAGAgcagggaggagagg CTACTCCATGACTCTCAAGAATATTTAGAGGAGAACAGTGACACTCCGCTGAAACGAAAATCACCCTACATCCTGAAGAGGCAAGAAGCGCACACCACCATGTCCCGGAGGCCGTACATCTTGAAACGAAGTACAATTTACTGA